In a single window of the Arachis hypogaea cultivar Tifrunner chromosome 6, arahy.Tifrunner.gnm2.J5K5, whole genome shotgun sequence genome:
- the LOC112695503 gene encoding cation/calcium exchanger 5: protein MAFSAIASSFTLLLLILILLFFFVNLPSSPSLFSTSTATVTTRRSLLTTTCSADEGSNGGILNYLYIHNCIFRRNALLSIPALSMLLLLQFYILIKTAQHHFSVVTTKLASHLNLSPSMAAVTLLALGNGSPDVFSSLAALRSGQYRTGFGAILSAGTFVSALVVGFVAIYAAPFSLDPAPFVRDVLFYLTAAMFLFYVYLSAEIFLWQAIGFVGFYAFFVGLVFYMDLGVVDGRGKSGNSSTDLEEQKELVAVHVDSDAKVSGSMNDEKRSSGFLGAYGLISKAWEIPVATLLKLSIPEPAPSQWSRLYSSANIALCPISLLYACKSFVPFDHPIAFLLPNTDLPLWSVVLTTSFCLACLYFVMEKEPPKTEQIPVVVMAFVMSVFWISTTAGELVNCLETLGLVLKLPPAILGLTVLAWGNSVGDLVADVAVAKAGHPAMAMAGCFAGPMFNMLVGLGTALVIQTANIHPKAYVLNFHVGIVIAFVFLLLSLMGSLLVITWCRFRVPRFWGFCLVGLYVVFVAVSMMVAMFSG from the exons ATGGCCTTCTCTGCAATTGCATCTTCATTCACACTGCTTCTTCTCATTCTCATATTACTATTCTTCTTCGTAAATTTACcatcttctccttctctcttctccaCCTCCACCGCCACCGTCACCACACGCAGGTCCCTTCTAACCACCACGTGTTCCGCTGACGAGGGATCCAATGGCGGGATCCTCAACTACCTCTACATCCACAACTGCATATTCCGCCGCAACGCCCTCCTCTCCATCCCCGCCCTCTCGATGCTCCTCCTCCTCCAATTCTACATCCTCATCAAGACCGCCCAGCACCACTTCTCCGTCGTCACCACCAAGCTTGCCTCTCACCTCAACCTCTCCCCCTCCATGGCCGCCGTCACCCTCCTAGCACTCGGCAACGGCTCTCCCGACGTCTTCTCCTCCCTCGCCGCCCTCCGCTCCGGCCAGTACCGCACCGGATTCGGCGCCATCCTCTCCGCCGGTACCTTCGTCTCCGCCCTCGTTGTCGGATTCGTCGCCATCTACGCTGCTCCGTTCTCCCTCGACCCCGCGCCCTTCGTCAGAGACGTGCTCTTCTACTTGACGGCAGCGATGTTCCTCTTCTACGTGTATCTTAGCGCCGAGATCTTCCTGTGGCAGGCGATTGGATTCGTAGGGTTTTATGCATTCTTCGTTGGTCTCGTGTTCTATATGGACTTGGGAGTAGTTGATGGCAGAGGCAAGAGTGGGAATTCTTCCACAGATCTTGAGGAGCAGAAGGAATTAGTTGCGGTGCACGTTGACTCCGACGCCAAGGTTTCGGGATCTATGAACGACGAGAAGCGCAGTTCTGGATTCCTGGGAGCTTATGGATTG ATTTCTAAAGCATGGGAGATTCCTGTTGCCACTCTCTTAAAACTGTCGATCCCCGAGCCAGCGCCGTCGCAATGGAGCAGACTTTACTCGTCGGCCAACATCGCTCTTTGTCCGATATCCCTCTTATATGCCTGCAAATCATTTGTGCCATTTGATCATCCCATAGCTTTCCTCCTCCCCAACACTGACTTGCCCCTCTGGTCAGTGGTGCTCACCACAAGCTTCTGCCTTGCATGCCTTTATTTTGTAATGGAAAAAGAACCACCCAAAACCGAGCAAATACCTGTGGTTGTCATGGCGTTTGTTATGAGCGTGTTTTGGATATCTACCACAGCTGGAGAACTGGTGAACTGCCTTGAAACTCTAGGTCTAGTTCTCAAACTACCACCGGCAATCCTCGGTCTCACGGTGCTGGCATGGGGAAATTCAGTGGGGGATCTCGTCGCCGATGTTGCGGTAGCTAAAGCCGGTCATCCGGCTATGGCAATGGCTGGATGCTTTGCTGGACCAATGTTTAACATGCTTGTAGGTCTTGGAACAGCTCTGGTGATTCAGACGGCAAATATTCACCCTAAAGCCTATGTGCTTAATTTCCACGTAGGTATCGTGATTGCATTTGTGTTCCTGCTTTTAAGCCTTATGGGGTCTCTCTTAGTGATCACTTGGTGCAGATTCCGAGTGCCTAGGTTTTGGGGGTTTTGTCTCGTCGGCCTCTATGTTGTTTTTGTAGCAGTGAGTATGATGGTGGCCATGTTTTCAGGGTGA
- the LOC112695504 gene encoding signal peptidase complex subunit 3B, whose product MHSFGYRANALLTFAITILALMCAMASLSDNLNSPSPSAHVQVLNVNWFQKQPNGNDEVSMTMNISADLQSLFTWNTKQVFVFLAAEYETPKNSLNQISLWDGIIPSKEHAKFWIHTSNKYRFIDQGRNLRGKEFNLTMHWHVMPKTGKMFADKIVMPGYRLPEEYR is encoded by the exons ATGCATTCCTTCGGTTACAGAGCCAACGCTTTGCTCACCTTCGCCATTACCATTCTTGCCCTTATGTGCGCTATGGCTTCCCTCTCCGACAACCTCAACTCCCCCTCTCCCTCTGCCCATGTCCag GTCTTGAACGTTAACTGGTTTCAGAAACAACCCAACGGAAACGACGAG GTCAGCATGACAATGAATATATCGGCAGATTTACAATCTCTTTTCACATGGAACACAAAACAG GTTTTTGTCTTTTTGGCCGCCGAGTATGAAACTCCAAAGAATTCTTTGAATCAG ATATCCCTATGGGATGGTATCATTCCCTCAAAAGAGCACGCAAAGTTTTGGATTCATACTTCAAACAAGTACCGCTTCATCGACCAG GGAAGGAATTTGCGTGGTAAAGAATTTAACTTGACTATGCACTGGCATGTTATGCCAAAGACGGGCAAAATGTTTGCAGACAAAATAGTCATGCCGGGTTACCGTTTGCCAGAGGAATATAGATGA